One Aquisediminimonas profunda genomic region harbors:
- a CDS encoding acyl-CoA dehydrogenase family protein has protein sequence MDFALSSEQEMLVETVRRFVETELYPHENLVEQTDDVPAELADDIRRKAKALGLYAVNMPSELGGGGLGTFDTTLMERELGRASYGLQMLVARPSNILRGCAGRQIDDYLLPTIRGERHDCLAMTEPDAGSDVRSMRTFARADGGDFVINGTKHFISHADVADFVILCAATGEVAGKKTISCFLVDFDTPGLTRRRGPNCVSHRGYHQCELIFEDCRVPASSLLGELDRGFDLMGQWLGSTRLQVATTSVGRGQRVLEMAAEWAATRKQFGQSIGKFQGTGFKLADMATELDAAELLTFRAAWKDDRGSMTDTDAAMAKLFASEALARVTDHAIQIFGGMGLMDELPIARFWRDARVERIWDGTSEIQRHIISRAILRPLEK, from the coding sequence ATGGACTTTGCCCTCTCGTCCGAACAGGAGATGCTGGTCGAGACTGTCCGGCGCTTCGTCGAGACCGAGCTCTATCCCCATGAAAATCTTGTCGAGCAGACGGACGATGTGCCGGCCGAACTTGCGGACGATATTCGGCGCAAGGCCAAGGCATTGGGGCTGTATGCCGTCAACATGCCGTCCGAGCTCGGTGGAGGCGGTCTCGGGACATTCGATACGACGTTGATGGAGCGTGAACTCGGGCGGGCAAGTTACGGCCTCCAGATGCTGGTGGCACGACCGAGCAACATCCTCCGGGGCTGTGCGGGGCGGCAGATTGACGACTATCTGCTCCCGACCATTCGGGGTGAGCGACACGACTGTCTGGCCATGACGGAGCCGGACGCTGGCTCCGACGTCCGTTCGATGCGAACCTTCGCCCGAGCAGATGGTGGCGATTTCGTCATCAACGGAACGAAACATTTCATCAGCCATGCCGATGTTGCAGATTTCGTGATTCTGTGCGCGGCGACGGGCGAAGTTGCCGGCAAGAAGACGATCAGCTGCTTCCTGGTTGATTTCGATACGCCGGGATTGACACGGCGCCGTGGCCCGAACTGCGTGTCGCACCGTGGCTATCATCAATGTGAACTGATCTTCGAAGACTGTCGGGTCCCGGCATCGAGCCTGCTTGGAGAGTTGGACAGGGGCTTCGACCTGATGGGGCAGTGGCTGGGATCGACCCGACTGCAGGTCGCAACCACATCTGTCGGGCGTGGCCAGCGTGTGCTCGAAATGGCTGCGGAATGGGCCGCAACACGAAAGCAGTTTGGCCAATCTATCGGCAAGTTTCAGGGAACGGGATTCAAGCTGGCTGACATGGCCACGGAGCTTGACGCCGCCGAACTGTTGACTTTTCGGGCAGCCTGGAAAGACGATCGCGGTTCGATGACGGATACCGACGCGGCAATGGCCAAGCTGTTCGCGTCTGAAGCCCTTGCGCGCGTCACGGACCATGCGATCCAGATATTCGGCGGCATGGGTTTGATGGACGAGTTGCCCATTGCGCGCTTCTGGCGAGATGCGCGCGTCGAGCGTATCTGGGATGGCACCAGCGAGATCCAGCGCCATATCATTTCGCGAGCCATTCTGCGTCCGCTGGAAAAATGA
- a CDS encoding thioesterase family protein: MVCERVERTVAGEQSHGLRTPLEGVPAAPWRAGDPIEAPLRLISPTVTAEWVDYNGHMSESCYLLVFGDQSDAFFRLIGIDEAYRAAGHSLFTVQTMIFNLAEAHLNDRLNLSLQLLDADEKRLHIFHTMHNAQTGDLLATAEQMLVHVDMNAGRSAPMPADLQERVSAILAAHSGLAKPAQAGRSIGIRRG, encoded by the coding sequence TTGGTTTGCGAAAGGGTTGAACGAACAGTAGCTGGTGAGCAGTCGCACGGCCTGCGTACGCCGCTGGAGGGCGTACCTGCAGCGCCGTGGCGCGCAGGTGATCCAATCGAAGCGCCTTTGCGACTGATCAGCCCGACCGTTACAGCCGAGTGGGTCGATTATAACGGCCACATGAGTGAGTCTTGCTATCTCCTGGTCTTTGGTGACCAGTCAGACGCGTTTTTCCGGTTGATTGGCATTGACGAAGCCTATCGCGCAGCGGGCCATTCGCTGTTCACGGTCCAGACAATGATCTTCAACCTTGCCGAAGCTCATCTGAATGATCGGCTTAACCTGTCCCTGCAACTGCTTGATGCAGATGAAAAGCGGCTGCATATCTTTCACACAATGCACAATGCCCAGACCGGGGATTTGCTGGCGACGGCAGAGCAAATGCTTGTCCATGTCGACATGAACGCCGGGCGTTCGGCGCCTATGCCGGCAGATTTGCAGGAGCGTGTTTCGGCGATCCTTGCTGCGCATTCGGGCCTTGCCAAGCCGGCTCAGGCAGGCCGCAGCATTGGCATAAGGCGCGGCTAG